A single Nostoc sp. PCC 7107 DNA region contains:
- a CDS encoding peptidylprolyl isomerase encodes MSKPLNIAIEDIIYYIKLSCQMPSILNAIATQKIMAETVEKVGIIIELEELQQAADNLRFANKLLRAEDTWDWLEKHHLSLDDFEEIAKTNILSTKLAKHLFAEKVEPYFYARQFEYYGAATYEVILDDEDLALELFYALQEGEISFQEIARQYIENPEIRRAGGYQGIRHRADFRPEIAAAVFAATPPQILKPIVTPKGVHIIAVEEIIKPELNEQLHLQIMGDFFNNWLQQQIANLEIVTKLPNNSLSSQNLPKPA; translated from the coding sequence ATGTCCAAGCCGTTAAATATTGCTATTGAAGACATTATTTACTACATCAAACTCTCTTGCCAGATGCCTAGTATATTGAATGCGATCGCCACACAAAAAATTATGGCGGAGACAGTTGAAAAAGTCGGCATTATCATCGAACTAGAAGAACTACAACAAGCCGCAGATAATTTACGTTTTGCTAACAAACTCCTGAGAGCAGAAGACACTTGGGACTGGCTAGAAAAACATCATCTTTCGCTAGATGATTTTGAAGAAATAGCTAAAACTAACATCTTATCTACTAAATTAGCCAAGCATTTATTTGCTGAGAAAGTTGAACCATATTTTTATGCTCGGCAATTTGAATATTATGGAGCCGCTACTTATGAAGTTATCTTAGATGATGAAGACTTGGCTTTAGAGCTATTTTATGCTTTGCAAGAAGGCGAAATTAGTTTTCAAGAAATTGCCCGTCAATACATCGAAAATCCCGAAATTCGTCGCGCTGGTGGCTATCAAGGAATCCGCCACCGTGCCGACTTTAGACCAGAGATTGCCGCAGCCGTTTTTGCTGCTACTCCACCGCAAATTCTTAAACCAATTGTCACACCTAAAGGAGTACATATAATTGCGGTTGAGGAAATCATTAAACCAGAATTAAACGAGCAATTACATCTGCAAATTATGGGAGACTTTTTTAATAATTGGTTACAACAACAAATTGCCAATTTAGAAATTGTGACAAAACTACCCAATAATTCTTTATCATCACAAAATTTACCCAAACCTGCTTAA
- a CDS encoding HAD family phosphatase: MSVKAILFDFNGVIINDEHIHLQLIDEILIQENLQPQKLQERQTCLGRSDRACFQELLANRGRVLTEESLNQLLSRKAEAYLLELEKLEKLPIYAGVEDLIYQVRSQNINLGLVSGALSKEIEFVLQRTKLTEYFKVIVAGDDITTSKPHPEGYLLAVERFNQKYPELNLQPQECLAIEDTFAGIQAAKQSQMKVVGVANTYPFHMLQRCCNWTVDYLSDLELERVQNVFSGKEPQPSVSEC, from the coding sequence ATGAGTGTAAAGGCAATACTGTTTGATTTTAATGGTGTCATCATTAACGATGAGCATATCCACCTGCAACTAATAGATGAGATTCTCATTCAAGAAAATCTCCAACCCCAAAAACTGCAAGAACGTCAGACTTGTTTGGGAAGGAGCGATCGCGCTTGTTTTCAAGAACTGCTGGCAAATCGCGGTAGAGTTTTAACAGAAGAGTCTCTCAATCAACTACTTAGCCGCAAAGCTGAAGCATACTTGCTAGAATTGGAAAAATTAGAAAAACTGCCCATATATGCAGGTGTAGAAGATTTAATATATCAGGTGCGTTCGCAAAATATCAATTTAGGCTTAGTCAGTGGCGCACTCAGCAAAGAAATAGAATTTGTACTCCAACGCACCAAACTAACAGAATATTTTAAAGTGATTGTCGCAGGTGACGATATCACCACAAGTAAACCCCACCCAGAGGGTTATCTTTTAGCAGTTGAACGCTTTAACCAAAAATATCCCGAATTAAATCTGCAACCGCAAGAATGTTTAGCAATTGAAGATACCTTCGCAGGTATCCAAGCAGCCAAACAATCACAGATGAAGGTTGTCGGTGTAGCGAATACCTACCCTTTCCACATGCTTCAGCGCTGTTGTAACTGGACTGTAGACTATCTGAGTGACTTAGAACTCGAACGAGTCCAAAATGTGTTTTCTGGCAAAGAACCGCAGCCAAGCGTAAGTGAGTGTTAA